In Burkholderia contaminans, the following proteins share a genomic window:
- the dapF gene encoding diaminopimelate epimerase encodes MKLSFTKMHGAGNDFVVLDGYSRALPPLTEAQVRALANRHFGIGADQLLLVEKPTVDGVDFKYRIFNCDGGEVEHCGNGARCFVKFVSDRGLTDKRSVRVQVMKGLITLTMQDNGEVVVDMGAPVFTPAQVPFDAAGLEGRTEGRDTLWPLDVGGATRWISTVTMGNPHAVQVVDDTEAYPVLEEGPLIEHHARFPERVNAGFMQIVSRSEVKLRVYERAAGETLACGTGACAAVAAGIRRGLLDSPVTVHTHGGTLTISWDGARDEAAALMMAGPATTVFEGEIDLPA; translated from the coding sequence GTGAAACTCTCGTTCACCAAGATGCACGGCGCGGGCAACGACTTCGTCGTGCTCGACGGCTATTCGCGCGCACTGCCGCCGCTCACCGAAGCGCAGGTGCGTGCGCTCGCCAATCGTCACTTCGGCATCGGCGCCGACCAGCTGCTGCTCGTCGAAAAACCGACCGTCGACGGCGTCGATTTCAAGTACCGGATCTTCAATTGCGACGGCGGCGAGGTCGAACACTGCGGCAACGGCGCGCGCTGCTTCGTGAAGTTCGTCAGCGACCGCGGCCTGACCGACAAGCGCAGCGTGCGCGTGCAGGTGATGAAGGGCCTGATCACGCTGACGATGCAGGACAACGGCGAAGTCGTCGTCGACATGGGTGCGCCCGTGTTCACGCCGGCGCAGGTGCCGTTCGACGCAGCGGGCCTCGAAGGCCGCACCGAGGGCCGCGACACGCTGTGGCCGCTCGACGTCGGCGGCGCGACACGCTGGATCTCGACGGTGACGATGGGCAACCCGCACGCGGTGCAGGTCGTCGACGACACCGAAGCGTATCCGGTGCTGGAAGAAGGCCCGCTGATCGAGCATCACGCGCGCTTCCCGGAGCGCGTGAACGCCGGCTTCATGCAGATCGTGTCGCGCAGCGAGGTGAAGCTGCGCGTGTACGAACGCGCGGCAGGCGAGACGCTCGCGTGCGGCACCGGCGCATGCGCGGCGGTCGCGGCCGGCATCCGGCGCGGCCTGCTCGATTCGCCCGTGACCGTGCACACGCACGGCGGCACGCTGACGATCAGCTGGGACGGCGCGCGCGACGAAGCCGCCGCGCTGATGATGGCCGGGCCCGCCACGACCGTGTTCGAAGGCGAGATCGACCTGCCCGCCTGA
- a CDS encoding DUF484 family protein: MNDREVADYLLANPEFFARHAELLATIRLANPHGKAAISLQERQMEMLRDKNKHLERRLAELVRYGHENDSLSAKFSRWTARVIAERDPYALPRTIADGIAEVFDVPQTALRVWDVADTYSQADFARQVGEEVRLFTNGLSTPYCGANTGFEAAQWLAPAIAAPAANAAEGADAAPPAGDGSAASVALLALRAPLAGNDAPAFGLLVLGSPDPRRFHDGMATDFLAQIATLASAALTRLLPH, translated from the coding sequence ATGAACGATCGCGAAGTCGCCGACTACCTGCTCGCCAATCCCGAATTCTTCGCGCGGCACGCCGAACTGCTCGCGACGATCCGCCTCGCGAACCCGCACGGCAAGGCCGCGATCTCGCTGCAGGAGCGGCAGATGGAGATGCTGCGCGACAAGAACAAGCATCTCGAGCGCCGGCTCGCCGAACTCGTGCGCTATGGCCACGAGAACGACAGCCTGTCCGCGAAGTTCAGCCGCTGGACGGCACGCGTGATCGCGGAACGCGATCCGTACGCGCTGCCGCGCACGATCGCCGACGGTATCGCCGAAGTCTTCGACGTACCGCAGACGGCGCTGCGCGTGTGGGATGTCGCCGACACCTACTCGCAGGCCGACTTCGCGCGCCAGGTCGGCGAGGAAGTGCGCCTGTTCACGAACGGGCTGTCGACGCCGTACTGCGGTGCGAACACGGGCTTCGAGGCCGCGCAGTGGCTCGCGCCCGCGATCGCCGCCCCGGCCGCGAATGCGGCGGAGGGCGCGGACGCCGCGCCGCCGGCCGGCGACGGCTCGGCCGCGTCGGTCGCGCTGCTCGCGCTGCGTGCGCCGCTCGCCGGCAACGATGCGCCCGCGTTCGGCCTGCTCGTGCTCGGCTCGCCCGACCCGCGCCGCTTCCACGACGGGATGGCCACCGACTTCCTCGCGCAGATCGCGACGCTCGCGAGCGCCGCGCTCACGCGCCTGCTGCCGCACTGA
- the xerC gene encoding tyrosine recombinase XerC yields MTDDPIAAYLSNLKHVRQLSEHTLRGYTHELDELKKLANGRPLEALTAADMRGAVARAHSGGLSARSISHRLSAWRAFYRWLAQRVEMPANPVAAVRAPKRAKTLPKALSVDDASALMDAPLANTTEGIRDHAILELFYSSGLRLAELIGLDVMYTQADGYRSAGWLDLAEAEVTVRGKGNKERKVPVGRKAIDALNAWLAVRSEFVKHDPHPLFVSVRGNRMSPGVVRERVKRAALTAGIPANGHPHVLRHSFATHVLQSSGDLRAVQELLGHASVSATQVYTSLDFQHLAKIYDSAHPRAKKRD; encoded by the coding sequence ATGACAGACGATCCGATCGCCGCCTACCTGTCGAACCTGAAGCACGTCAGGCAGCTGTCGGAACACACGCTGCGCGGCTACACGCACGAACTCGACGAACTGAAGAAGCTCGCGAACGGCCGGCCGCTCGAAGCGCTGACGGCCGCCGACATGCGCGGCGCGGTCGCGCGCGCGCATTCGGGCGGGCTGTCTGCCCGGTCGATCTCGCACCGGCTGTCCGCGTGGCGCGCGTTCTACCGCTGGCTCGCGCAGCGCGTCGAGATGCCCGCGAACCCGGTCGCCGCGGTGCGCGCGCCGAAACGCGCAAAGACATTGCCGAAGGCGCTGTCGGTCGACGATGCTTCCGCATTGATGGACGCGCCGCTCGCCAACACGACCGAAGGCATCCGCGATCACGCGATCCTCGAGCTGTTCTATTCGTCCGGTCTGCGCCTCGCCGAGCTGATCGGGCTCGACGTCATGTACACGCAGGCCGACGGCTACCGCTCGGCCGGCTGGCTCGACCTCGCCGAAGCCGAAGTCACCGTGCGCGGCAAGGGCAACAAGGAGCGCAAGGTGCCGGTCGGCCGCAAGGCGATCGACGCGCTGAACGCATGGCTCGCGGTACGCAGCGAATTCGTGAAGCACGATCCGCATCCGCTGTTCGTGTCCGTGCGCGGCAACCGGATGTCGCCGGGCGTCGTGCGCGAGCGCGTGAAGCGCGCGGCGCTCACCGCGGGCATCCCCGCCAACGGCCATCCGCACGTGCTGCGCCACTCGTTCGCGACGCACGTGCTGCAGTCGAGCGGCGACCTGCGCGCGGTGCAGGAACTGCTCGGCCACGCGAGCGTCTCCGCGACGCAGGTCTATACGTCGCTCGACTTCCAGCATCTCGCGAAGATTTACGACAGCGCGCATCCGCGCGCGAAGAAGCGCGACTGA
- a CDS encoding class I SAM-dependent rRNA methyltransferase produces MQTVTLKPSKEKSLLRRHPWIYANAIDRVDGKPAPGATVIVRAHDGRFLARGAYSPQSQIRVRVWSFDENEPIDHAFFKRRVQRAVTHRTTMVSGTGAVRLVFGEADGLPGLIVDYYVADTAEAGAAPRGQLVCQFMAAGVEAWKDAIVKALVGATDCPNVYERSDVSIRDKEGLEQTTGVLAGDAPPATLISNENGVRYHVDVPNGHKTGFYVDQRDNRALVAQYAADRDVLNCFCYTGGFSLAALKGGAKRVVSIDSSGDALALAQQNVVANGFDAERATWLDADAFKTLRRLVDEGERFDLIVLDPPKFAPTRDSVDRAARAYKDINLSGFKLLRPGGLLFTYSCSGAIDMDLFQKIVAGAAADAKVDARILKRLGAGVDHPLLAAFPEGEYLKGLLLQIV; encoded by the coding sequence ATGCAAACCGTCACCCTCAAGCCGTCCAAGGAAAAATCGCTGCTGCGCCGCCATCCGTGGATCTACGCCAATGCGATCGACCGCGTCGACGGCAAGCCCGCCCCCGGCGCGACCGTGATCGTGCGCGCGCACGACGGCCGCTTCCTCGCGCGCGGCGCGTACAGCCCGCAATCGCAGATCCGCGTGCGCGTGTGGAGCTTCGACGAGAACGAGCCGATCGACCACGCGTTCTTCAAGCGCCGCGTGCAGCGCGCGGTCACGCACCGCACGACGATGGTGTCGGGCACGGGCGCGGTGCGGCTCGTGTTCGGCGAAGCCGACGGGCTGCCGGGGCTGATCGTCGACTATTACGTCGCGGACACCGCCGAAGCCGGCGCCGCGCCGCGCGGCCAGCTGGTCTGCCAGTTCATGGCCGCGGGCGTCGAGGCATGGAAGGATGCGATCGTGAAGGCGCTCGTCGGCGCCACGGACTGCCCGAACGTCTATGAACGCTCGGATGTGTCGATCCGCGACAAGGAAGGGCTCGAACAGACGACCGGCGTGCTGGCCGGCGATGCGCCGCCCGCGACGCTGATCTCGAACGAAAACGGCGTGCGCTATCACGTCGACGTGCCGAACGGCCACAAGACAGGCTTCTACGTCGACCAGCGCGACAACCGCGCACTGGTGGCGCAATACGCGGCCGATCGTGACGTGCTGAACTGCTTCTGCTACACGGGCGGCTTCTCGCTCGCCGCACTCAAGGGCGGCGCGAAGCGCGTCGTATCGATCGACTCGTCGGGCGATGCGCTCGCGCTCGCGCAGCAGAACGTCGTCGCCAACGGCTTCGACGCCGAACGCGCGACCTGGCTCGACGCCGACGCATTCAAGACCCTGCGCCGCCTCGTCGACGAAGGCGAGCGTTTCGACCTGATCGTGCTCGATCCGCCGAAGTTCGCGCCGACCCGCGACAGCGTCGATCGCGCGGCACGCGCGTACAAGGACATCAACCTGAGCGGCTTCAAGCTGCTGCGTCCGGGCGGCCTGCTGTTCACGTACTCGTGCTCGGGTGCGATCGACATGGACCTGTTCCAGAAGATCGTCGCGGGCGCGGCCGCCGACGCGAAGGTCGACGCGCGCATCCTGAAGCGCCTCGGCGCGGGCGTCGATCACCCGCTGCTCGCCGCGTTCCCGGAAGGCGAATATCTGAAGGGCCTGCTGTTGCAAATCGTCTGA
- a CDS encoding CobW family GTP-binding protein, whose amino-acid sequence MATPVTILTGFLGSGKTTLLKRILNEQHGMKIAVIENEFGEENIDNEILIQDSNEQIIQMSNGCICCTIRGDLARTLGDLAAKKREGKLDFDRIVIETTGLANPGPVAQTFFIDSEIADDFLLDAVITLVDAKHANAQLDEHEVVQRQVGFADRLFITKSDLVDDQTVAGLKHRLMHMNPKAAIKVVNFGEADIKEIFDLRGFNLNAKLEIDPDFLAEDDHAHHHHDHDHDHDHASCDHDHGQCAHDHDHGHHHHHHAHHDDKIKSFVYRNDRPFDPNKLEDFLGGILQIYGERMLRYKGVLYMKGVDRKVVFQGVHQMMGSDLASKWLPVEKKTNKMVFIGVDLPQDLITDGLDACLA is encoded by the coding sequence ATGGCCACTCCCGTCACCATCCTCACCGGCTTCCTCGGCAGCGGCAAGACGACGCTGCTCAAGCGCATCCTGAACGAACAGCACGGCATGAAGATCGCCGTGATCGAGAACGAGTTCGGCGAAGAGAACATCGACAACGAGATCCTCATCCAGGATTCGAACGAGCAGATCATCCAGATGAGCAACGGCTGCATCTGCTGCACGATCCGCGGCGACCTCGCGCGCACGCTCGGCGATCTCGCCGCGAAGAAGCGCGAAGGCAAGCTCGACTTCGACCGCATCGTGATCGAAACGACCGGCCTCGCGAACCCGGGCCCGGTCGCGCAAACCTTCTTCATCGACAGCGAAATCGCCGACGATTTCCTGCTCGACGCGGTCATCACGCTGGTGGACGCAAAGCACGCGAACGCGCAGCTCGACGAGCACGAAGTCGTGCAGCGCCAGGTCGGCTTCGCCGATCGCCTGTTCATCACGAAGTCGGACCTGGTCGACGACCAGACGGTGGCCGGCCTGAAGCACCGCCTGATGCACATGAACCCGAAGGCCGCGATCAAGGTCGTGAACTTCGGCGAAGCCGACATCAAGGAAATCTTCGACCTGCGCGGCTTCAACCTGAACGCGAAGCTCGAGATCGACCCCGACTTCCTCGCCGAAGACGATCACGCGCATCACCACCACGATCACGACCATGATCACGATCACGCCAGTTGCGACCACGATCACGGCCAATGCGCGCACGATCACGACCACGGCCACCACCATCACCACCACGCGCACCACGACGACAAGATCAAGTCGTTCGTGTACCGCAACGACCGCCCGTTCGACCCGAACAAGCTGGAAGACTTCCTCGGCGGCATCCTGCAGATCTACGGCGAGCGGATGCTGCGCTACAAGGGCGTGCTGTACATGAAGGGCGTCGACCGCAAGGTCGTGTTCCAGGGCGTGCACCAGATGATGGGCAGCGACCTCGCGTCGAAGTGGCTGCCGGTCGAGAAGAAGACGAACAAGATGGTGTTCATCGGCGTCGATCTGCCGCAGGACCTGATCACCGACGGCCTCGACGCCTGCCTCGCCTGA
- the dksA gene encoding RNA polymerase-binding protein DksA, producing the protein MTKKLLTEAEILKMSDKDYMNEDQLAFFKNRLEQLQADILKNAGQTTENLRETVIVPDPADRATIEEEHALELRTRDRERKLLKKVQQSLARIDSGDYGWCEETGEPIGIPRLLARPTATLSLEAQERRELRQKLFGD; encoded by the coding sequence ATGACGAAGAAACTCTTGACCGAAGCCGAAATCCTGAAGATGAGCGACAAGGATTACATGAATGAGGATCAGCTCGCCTTCTTCAAAAATCGGCTCGAACAGTTGCAGGCGGACATCCTCAAGAATGCAGGCCAGACGACCGAGAACCTGCGCGAGACGGTGATCGTCCCCGATCCCGCCGATCGTGCGACGATCGAGGAAGAGCACGCGCTCGAACTGCGTACGCGCGATCGCGAACGCAAGCTCCTCAAGAAGGTTCAGCAGTCGCTCGCCCGCATCGATTCCGGCGATTACGGCTGGTGCGAGGAAACCGGCGAGCCGATCGGCATTCCGCGCCTGCTCGCGCGTCCGACCGCCACGCTGTCGCTCGAGGCGCAGGAGCGCCGCGAGCTGCGCCAGAAGCTGTTCGGCGACTGA
- the hslV gene encoding ATP-dependent protease subunit HslV, protein MEQFHGTTIVSVRRGDKVALGGDGQVTLGNIVMKGGARKVRRIYNNQVLVGFAGGTADAFSLLDRFEAKLEKHQGNLTRAAVELAKDWRTDRMLRRLEAMLITADATTTLVITGNGDVLDPEGGICAIGSGGAYAQAAARALVENTELSPREIVEKSLGIAGDMCIYTNHNRIIETIE, encoded by the coding sequence ATGGAGCAATTTCACGGCACGACCATCGTTTCGGTCCGGCGCGGCGACAAGGTCGCGCTCGGCGGCGACGGCCAGGTAACCCTCGGCAACATCGTCATGAAGGGTGGCGCGCGGAAAGTGCGGCGGATCTACAACAACCAGGTATTGGTCGGATTCGCGGGCGGCACCGCCGATGCGTTCTCGCTGCTCGACCGCTTCGAGGCGAAGCTCGAGAAGCACCAGGGCAACCTGACCCGCGCGGCCGTCGAGCTCGCGAAGGACTGGCGCACCGACCGGATGCTGCGCCGCCTCGAGGCGATGCTGATCACGGCCGATGCCACCACCACGCTCGTGATCACCGGCAACGGCGACGTGCTCGACCCGGAAGGCGGCATCTGCGCGATCGGCTCGGGCGGTGCGTATGCGCAGGCCGCGGCCCGCGCGCTGGTAGAGAACACCGAGCTGTCGCCGCGCGAGATCGTCGAGAAGTCGCTCGGGATCGCCGGCGACATGTGCATCTACACGAACCACAACCGCATCATCGAAACGATCGAGTAA
- the hslU gene encoding ATP-dependent protease ATPase subunit HslU yields MSTMTPAEIVSELDKHIIGQAKAKKAVAVALRNRWRRQQVADPLRQEITPKNILMIGPTGVGKTEIARRLAKLADAPFIKIEATKFTEVGYVGRDVDSIVRDLIEISVKQTRESEMRKVRSKATDQAEDRILDILLPQPRAVGFGGNAEHANDDNNATRQTFRKRLREGQLDDKEVELDLEQPSAGMDIMAPPGMEEMTEQIRSMFSNLGSGKKQRRKVKIKEALKLLTDEEAAKMLNDEEVKTKAVQNVEQNGIVFLDEIDKITSRNNEGSGGEVSRQGVQRDLLPLVEGTTVNTKYGMVKTDHILFIASGAFHLAKPSDLIPELQGRFPIRVELDSLSVNDFEAILVATDASLVKQYQALLATEDVQLEFADDGIRRLAEIAYSVNEKTENIGARRLYTVIEKLLEEVSFSAGNHAGERVTIDAKYVDRALGEVSQDEDLSRYVL; encoded by the coding sequence ATGAGCACCATGACCCCTGCCGAGATCGTCTCGGAACTCGACAAGCACATCATCGGCCAGGCGAAGGCGAAGAAGGCCGTCGCGGTCGCGCTGCGCAACCGCTGGCGCCGCCAGCAGGTCGCCGACCCGCTGCGCCAGGAAATCACGCCGAAGAACATCCTGATGATCGGGCCGACGGGCGTCGGCAAGACCGAAATCGCACGCCGCCTCGCGAAGCTCGCCGACGCGCCGTTCATCAAGATCGAAGCAACCAAGTTCACCGAAGTCGGCTACGTCGGCCGTGACGTCGACAGCATCGTGCGCGACCTGATCGAGATCTCGGTCAAGCAGACGCGCGAATCCGAGATGCGCAAGGTGCGCAGCAAGGCGACCGACCAGGCGGAAGACCGCATCCTCGACATCCTGCTGCCGCAACCGCGCGCGGTGGGCTTCGGCGGCAACGCCGAACACGCGAACGACGACAACAACGCGACGCGCCAGACGTTCCGCAAGCGCCTGCGCGAAGGCCAGCTCGACGACAAGGAAGTCGAGCTCGACCTCGAGCAGCCGTCGGCCGGCATGGACATCATGGCGCCGCCGGGAATGGAAGAGATGACCGAGCAGATCCGCTCGATGTTCTCGAACCTCGGCAGCGGCAAGAAGCAGCGCCGCAAGGTGAAGATCAAGGAAGCGCTGAAGCTGCTGACCGACGAGGAAGCGGCGAAGATGCTCAACGACGAGGAAGTGAAGACGAAGGCCGTGCAGAACGTCGAGCAGAACGGCATCGTGTTCCTCGACGAAATCGACAAGATCACGTCGCGCAACAACGAAGGCAGCGGCGGCGAAGTGTCGCGCCAGGGCGTGCAGCGCGACCTGCTGCCGCTCGTCGAAGGCACGACGGTCAACACGAAGTACGGGATGGTGAAGACCGATCACATCCTGTTCATCGCGAGCGGTGCATTCCACCTCGCGAAGCCGAGCGACCTGATTCCGGAACTGCAGGGGCGCTTTCCGATCCGCGTCGAGCTCGACTCGCTGTCGGTGAACGATTTCGAAGCGATCCTCGTCGCGACCGACGCAAGCCTCGTCAAGCAGTACCAGGCGCTGCTCGCGACCGAAGACGTGCAGCTCGAATTCGCCGACGACGGCATCCGCCGCCTCGCGGAAATTGCCTATTCGGTCAACGAGAAGACCGAGAACATCGGTGCGCGCCGCCTGTATACGGTGATCGAGAAGCTGCTCGAGGAAGTGTCGTTCTCGGCCGGCAACCACGCCGGCGAGCGCGTGACGATCGACGCGAAGTATGTCGATCGCGCGCTCGGCGAAGTGTCGCAGGACGAAGACCTGTCGCGCTACGTGCTGTAA
- a CDS encoding response regulator transcription factor: MSENNFLVIDDNEVFAGTLARGLERRGYAVQQAHDKEAALRLAAGGKFQFITVDLHLGEDSGLSLIAPLCDLQPDARILVLTGYASIATAVQAVKEGADNYLAKPANVESILAALQTNATEVQADEALENPVVLSVDRLEWEHIQRVLAENNNNISATARALNMHRRTLQRKLAKKPVRQ; encoded by the coding sequence ATGAGCGAGAACAATTTCCTGGTGATCGACGACAACGAGGTGTTCGCGGGCACGCTCGCGCGCGGCCTCGAGCGCCGCGGTTATGCGGTCCAGCAGGCGCACGACAAGGAGGCGGCGCTCCGGCTCGCCGCCGGCGGCAAGTTCCAGTTCATCACCGTCGACCTACATCTCGGCGAGGATTCTGGCCTGAGCCTGATTGCGCCGCTGTGCGACCTGCAGCCCGACGCGCGGATCCTGGTGCTGACCGGCTACGCGAGCATCGCGACCGCCGTGCAGGCGGTGAAGGAAGGCGCCGACAACTATCTCGCGAAACCCGCGAACGTCGAGTCGATCCTGGCCGCGCTGCAGACCAACGCGACCGAAGTGCAGGCCGACGAAGCGTTGGAGAATCCGGTCGTGCTGTCGGTCGACCGGCTCGAATGGGAACACATCCAGCGCGTGCTGGCCGAGAACAACAACAATATTTCAGCGACTGCGCGTGCGCTGAACATGCACCGCCGCACGCTGCAGCGCAAGCTCGCGAAGAAGCCGGTGCGGCAGTAA
- a CDS encoding ATP-binding protein has translation MQRITTTGRVNLSHLFWLRNLAIIGQLVTIGVVQTYFGVHLPLPAMLMVIALEIVFNALTWVRVLRARPETNFELLGQLWVDLGALSALLFLSGGTTNPFVSLYLPSLAIAAAVLPWHLMIWLAAFAVACYAALGFDSVPLNMDNPANLFDYYRTGMWANFMVSVGLIAWFVARMSNALRQRDAALGEAQQHLLRDERAVALGVQAATVAHEMGTPLSTIAMLAEELRDAARDDPGLARYDADLKVLEEQMTLCTSALARLRSRASTPASRQPVDDWLDTFVEHWRLRHPHVQFELLGARPAGVALDDTVAAGQILTILLDNAARASPQRVTLAAKVAHAGAADEIEFEVCDDGPGIPASLRESLGAMPVDSTQGGHGVGLYLAFSAAARLGGEIELSDIVPRASGGNGRAGSAANGHAAAGSAQRAGQRPAERATGTPESRPAGTTAARGTRAVLRLPVVRVAASAASTNT, from the coding sequence ATGCAACGAATCACCACCACCGGGCGCGTCAACCTCAGTCACCTGTTCTGGCTCCGCAATCTCGCGATCATCGGCCAGCTCGTGACGATCGGTGTCGTGCAGACCTATTTCGGCGTGCATCTGCCGTTGCCGGCGATGCTGATGGTCATCGCGCTCGAAATCGTTTTCAACGCACTGACCTGGGTGCGCGTGCTGCGCGCGCGGCCCGAGACCAATTTCGAGCTGCTCGGCCAATTGTGGGTCGACCTCGGCGCGCTGTCCGCGCTGTTGTTCCTGTCGGGCGGCACGACCAACCCGTTCGTGTCGCTGTACCTGCCTTCGCTCGCGATCGCGGCGGCCGTGCTGCCGTGGCACCTGATGATCTGGCTCGCAGCGTTCGCGGTCGCGTGCTACGCGGCGCTCGGCTTCGACTCGGTGCCGCTCAACATGGACAATCCGGCGAACCTGTTCGACTACTATCGTACCGGCATGTGGGCGAACTTCATGGTCAGCGTCGGGCTGATCGCGTGGTTCGTCGCGCGCATGTCGAACGCGCTGCGCCAGCGTGACGCGGCGCTCGGCGAGGCGCAGCAGCATCTGCTGCGCGACGAGCGGGCCGTTGCGCTCGGCGTGCAGGCCGCTACCGTCGCGCACGAAATGGGCACGCCGCTGTCGACGATCGCGATGCTCGCCGAAGAGCTGCGCGACGCCGCACGTGACGATCCGGGGCTGGCCCGCTACGACGCCGACCTGAAGGTGCTCGAGGAACAGATGACGCTCTGCACGTCGGCGCTCGCGCGCCTGCGCAGCCGGGCGAGTACGCCGGCGAGCCGCCAGCCGGTGGACGACTGGCTCGATACGTTCGTCGAGCACTGGCGCCTGCGGCATCCGCACGTACAGTTCGAATTGCTCGGCGCGCGCCCGGCGGGCGTCGCGCTCGACGACACCGTCGCGGCCGGCCAGATCCTGACGATCCTGCTCGACAACGCCGCGCGCGCGAGCCCGCAGCGCGTGACGCTGGCCGCGAAGGTCGCGCACGCCGGGGCGGCTGACGAGATCGAATTCGAGGTATGCGACGACGGGCCCGGCATTCCGGCCTCGCTGCGTGAATCGCTCGGCGCGATGCCGGTCGACAGCACGCAGGGCGGGCACGGGGTCGGCCTGTATCTCGCGTTCAGCGCGGCCGCGCGGCTCGGCGGCGAGATCGAACTGTCCGATATCGTGCCGCGCGCGTCGGGCGGCAACGGGCGGGCGGGCAGTGCGGCGAATGGTCACGCCGCGGCAGGATCGGCACAGCGCGCGGGCCAGCGCCCGGCCGAAAGGGCAACCGGCACGCCGGAGAGTCGCCCGGCCGGTACGACCGCCGCGCGCGGCACGCGGGCCGTGCTGCGGCTGCCGGTCGTGCGCGTCGCGGCGTCGGCCGCCTCAACCAACACGTAG
- a CDS encoding cysteine-rich CWC family protein gives MTDPAVDARSAPRRARCPHCGRSFDCGARTQPFECWCASMPVLPGGTPPAAGARCLCPECLADEIARRMAGAAR, from the coding sequence ATGACCGATCCTGCCGTCGACGCCCGTTCCGCCCCGCGCCGTGCACGGTGCCCGCACTGCGGGCGCAGCTTCGACTGCGGCGCCCGCACGCAGCCGTTCGAATGCTGGTGCGCGTCGATGCCGGTCTTGCCCGGCGGTACGCCGCCCGCGGCCGGCGCACGCTGCCTCTGCCCCGAGTGCCTGGCCGACGAGATCGCGCGGCGGATGGCCGGCGCGGCCCGCTGA
- the argB gene encoding acetylglutamate kinase has protein sequence MSEPIDLSQIAPTLKAEILAEALPYIRRYHGKTVVIKYGGNAMTEERLKQGFARDVILLKLVGINPVIVHGGGPQIDHALKKIGKAGTFIQGMRVTDEETMEVVEWVLGGEVQQDIVMLINHFGGHAVGLTGKDGGLIHARKLLMPDRDNPGQYIDIGQVGEVEAINPAVVKALQDDAFIPVISPIGFGEDGLSYNINADLVAGKLATVLNAEKLLMMTNIPGVMDKDGNLLTDLSAREIDALFEDGTISGGMLPKISSALDAAKSGVKSVHIVDGRIEHSVLLEILTEQPFGTMIRSH, from the coding sequence ATGTCCGAGCCCATCGACCTCTCGCAGATCGCCCCTACGCTGAAAGCAGAAATCCTCGCCGAGGCGCTGCCGTACATCCGTCGTTACCACGGCAAGACCGTGGTCATCAAATACGGCGGCAACGCGATGACGGAAGAGCGGCTCAAGCAAGGCTTCGCGCGCGACGTGATCCTGCTGAAACTGGTCGGCATCAATCCGGTGATCGTCCACGGCGGCGGTCCGCAGATCGATCACGCACTGAAGAAGATCGGCAAGGCCGGCACCTTCATCCAGGGCATGCGCGTCACCGACGAAGAGACGATGGAAGTCGTCGAATGGGTGCTGGGCGGCGAAGTGCAGCAGGACATCGTGATGCTGATCAACCACTTCGGCGGCCACGCGGTGGGCCTGACGGGCAAGGACGGCGGCCTGATCCATGCGCGCAAGCTGCTGATGCCGGACCGCGACAACCCGGGCCAGTACATCGACATCGGCCAGGTCGGCGAAGTCGAGGCGATCAACCCGGCCGTCGTGAAGGCGCTGCAGGACGACGCGTTCATCCCGGTGATCTCGCCGATCGGCTTCGGCGAGGACGGCCTGTCGTACAACATCAACGCCGACCTCGTCGCGGGCAAGCTTGCCACCGTGCTGAACGCCGAGAAGCTGCTGATGATGACCAACATCCCGGGCGTGATGGACAAGGACGGCAACCTGCTGACCGATCTCTCCGCGCGCGAGATCGACGCGCTGTTCGAAGACGGCACGATCTCCGGCGGCATGCTGCCGAAGATCTCGTCGGCGCTCGACGCCGCGAAGAGCGGCGTGAAGTCGGTGCACATCGTCGACGGCCGGATCGAGCACTCGGTGCTGCTGGAAATCCTGACCGAGCAGCCGTTCGGCACGATGATCCGCTCGCATTGA